Within Bdellovibrionales bacterium, the genomic segment CGCTCCCCAAGCTGGCCTGAGTACGAGTGGAACACAAAGAAGGACCCACATTCTTTAAATTCAACAAGGATTCAAGGGATTCTGAACGTACTTCAACAGTGTCAATGATAGGCATAATCCACCCTCTCAAAAGGAGAAAGCAACTACAATGCCAGCCTCAAAAGGGAATGAAGAGGGAGCCGATAAAAATATAAGACAGAATTTTGACGGGCAAAATGCATGAGTCGGAATTTTGACATGCCCTGCTTCACTTGAGCTGGATCTGGATCTGGATCTGGAGCTGGAGCTGGAGCTGGAGCTGGAGCTAAAGTCCAGCCGCAATGGGGCTCACCGCAATTTCATAATTCTAGATCTTTTCATCCAAATGAATATCACTGATTCCTGAATGATAGCCCTTCATGGCCTTTCGGGCAGATTTCACCGAACAAAGTTCCTTGATAATCATCGACTTTGTTGCCTCTATAACAGATAGAATGTGCAAATCTTGGGCTAGAATTTTCGCCACCAGGTCATTCTTGAGTGTCAAACATTCAAGGACTGATTTTCGGTTCGCGTTAGTAATCTCTTCGTAATTCAAAACATTGCTATTTGAATCTTCGATTTTCTTATCGATTTTTTGAATCATATTCAGAATTGACTCGCGTCCCTGATAAAAATTGTCAAGATTATCAAAATTACCTCCATCGAAATTGACAATTTCTGCCGCATTTAGATCGAAGAATAATTGAAGGCAGTTGTTCTTATTCTCCAGCAAACCGACTATATCCGTCATATCCACCCTCCTGGTCGACTTTTATCTCACTTGCTCTTCTTTTTTAATTTTTTCAATTGCCTGCGTCCAACCTTCATACAAAGTAGTTAATACTCTCAATGCATTCTCAAGGTGCTCGACCTTGCCGTGCACGTTCGCTTGAGTCAGCTGATCCGTAATAAACATATAGAGTTGTTCCAAATTTGCAGCCAAATCCCCACCTACCTCATGATTTAGGGTGGAGTTGAGCTCGATCACAATATCGAAGGCCCTGCCAATATTTTCCCCTCGTCCAGCAATATCTTTTCTCTCCATCGCAAGTTGGGCGCGCTTGATATATTTTATCGCTCCTTCGTACATCATCAGGAGAAGTTTTTCTCTACTTGCGCTCTCTACAGAAGTTTTCTTGTACTGCTGATATCCGCTTTTCATAACTTTTATTACCCTCTGACCTTTTATTGGTCTGACCTTTCCTTCAGGATATTCTCACTGCTCTTTCAACGTATCGGTGTTTCAAAATGAATGTTAACGTCTCTTCGCTATCCCGGACCTACTTTTCCTCCACCACCAATGGCCGCTAACTGTCCTCCCTGAGACTTCAGTCGTGACATTGTCTCTTCCAAGGCAGAAAATTTCCTTCGCAGGCTGGCTTCCTTTCTTTCCATCATTTTTTCTTTATTTGAAATGTTGTCATCTATTCGCCGAATATTACCTTGTAGCGAACTCTTACGAAGGGCGAGAGGACCAAAGGCTGAATTATTTATTGTGGCCAGCGTGCTTTTCAAGCTAGGAATAAAGCCCACGTTGAACCCATCCCCAGCGAAAAACATCTGTACTCCGCCCGGATCCTTTGCAAGGACGGCGTTGAACTTCTCCTGATCAAAATCGACCGTGCCGTTGCGATTAAATGCAATTCCAAGCTGATTAAGTCGCGTGATCGAAGAAGGTATTCCGTACTGAGGATCCTGCAAGAGTCGGCGAAGCCGAGTCTCTATTCCCCTCAACATCCCGTCTCCGCCCAAGGTTTGGGTCGTATCCGTTTTCTCGTCCATTCGATTTTGTCCCTGAATAAAACTGAGAACTTCATTGATAGATTTGACAAACTGGTCGACTTTTCCTGCAACTACCTGCTGGTCTTCCTTGACTGTAACGTTCACCTGGCGACCGGGCGCTGCTTGCTTAATATCCAAGGTCACTCCGGGAATGATATCGGTGACCGTATTGCTGTTGATTGCAAATTCA encodes:
- the fliD gene encoding flagellar filament capping protein FliD — translated: MASGLPPNLVDQLIEVERQPIKVLQGKKTKEETRLKLVADLESRLGKVRDSIGTLASTKGFNDIKVQSGDPNIVQGAVDPSASVSGSWNIEVVELAQKASAVTNGFPDKNHTELGIGYFKFETPDGSKEVYINGTNNTLEGAAAAINSSGVGVRATVVNDRNDPDRPFKLMISGDSVGGDNQIQYPTLYFLDGDLDLYFDSQREARNGLIKVDGFEFAINSNTVTDIIPGVTLDIKQAAPGRQVNVTVKEDQQVVAGKVDQFVKSINEVLSFIQGQNRMDEKTDTTQTLGGDGMLRGIETRLRRLLQDPQYGIPSSITRLNQLGIAFNRNGTVDFDQEKFNAVLAKDPGGVQMFFAGDGFNVGFIPSLKSTLATINNSAFGPLALRKSSLQGNIRRIDDNISNKEKMMERKEASLRRKFSALEETMSRLKSQGGQLAAIGGGGKVGPG
- the fliS gene encoding flagellar export chaperone FliS codes for the protein MKSGYQQYKKTSVESASREKLLLMMYEGAIKYIKRAQLAMERKDIAGRGENIGRAFDIVIELNSTLNHEVGGDLAANLEQLYMFITDQLTQANVHGKVEHLENALRVLTTLYEGWTQAIEKIKKEEQVR